In Bacteroidales bacterium, a genomic segment contains:
- a CDS encoding AAA family ATPase — MIINKSEEQEKKYLKYVINTIKETIDHANVSVKDHVDTLQEYKSYLWTNKDIDPHEIRSMRESILNHFALGEKVIDKRNRLGSILDIPFFGRIDFKEKDKNAETLPVYIGIHTFYDPNSKTNLIYDWRAPISAMFYDYELGNASYSSPAGKIDGNISLKRQYRIRKGKMEFMIESSLTIHDDILQKELSANADDKMKNIVATIQREQNQIIRNEDAQHLIIQGVAGSGKTSIALHRIAYLLYAMKDTLSSKDILIISPNKVFADYISNVLPELGEESVPETGMEQILSGILNHKYKYQTFFEQVNELLGKPSMDFIGRIQFKATFDFIVQLDRFILYIENNYFKANDVQLTRYITIPSEFIEEQFKRFSRYPMRRRFDAMTRYILEMAHNQYHINVTTAEHNLLKKEIKKMFAGNNDLQVYKAYFEWIGKPEMFKMRKNRTLEYSDLAPLAYIHMVLEGNYVQSQVKHLLIDEMQDYSPIQYKVLQKLYPCRKTVLGDAGQSVNPYGSSTAGMIQKSLINGKVMKLCKSYRSTYEITDFAQKIRTNDDLEPVARHGEHPRVIQLKNNEEEISTIIHLIKSFKASGHKSLGIICKTESQAKEMAEQLNVYTDDVYFLSNQSSAFVKGIIITSAHMAKGLEFDEVIIPQVNDRNYHTEIDRSMLYVAVTRAMHRLTLTYCGTKNKYI; from the coding sequence ATGATCATCAACAAGAGCGAAGAACAGGAAAAGAAATATTTGAAGTATGTCATAAATACCATAAAGGAAACAATCGACCACGCCAATGTTTCCGTAAAAGACCATGTTGATACCCTGCAGGAATACAAGAGTTATTTATGGACGAACAAAGATATTGATCCGCACGAAATCCGGTCAATGCGCGAAAGTATCCTGAATCATTTTGCATTGGGTGAAAAAGTAATTGATAAACGTAACCGATTGGGCAGCATATTGGACATTCCTTTTTTCGGACGGATAGATTTTAAAGAAAAGGATAAGAATGCTGAAACACTGCCCGTATATATCGGAATCCATACATTTTACGATCCAAATAGCAAAACCAATCTGATTTACGACTGGCGGGCGCCCATATCAGCCATGTTCTATGATTACGAACTGGGAAATGCTTCTTATAGCTCTCCTGCAGGAAAGATAGATGGGAATATTTCGCTTAAACGTCAGTACAGGATCCGTAAGGGCAAAATGGAATTCATGATCGAAAGTTCCCTGACTATTCATGATGATATTCTGCAGAAAGAGCTGAGTGCAAATGCCGACGATAAAATGAAGAATATAGTGGCCACTATCCAACGGGAACAAAACCAGATCATCCGTAATGAAGATGCCCAACATCTGATTATCCAGGGAGTAGCAGGATCGGGAAAGACATCTATTGCCTTGCATCGTATTGCCTATCTGCTATATGCGATGAAAGATACGCTTTCATCAAAAGACATACTGATCATTTCACCCAACAAGGTCTTTGCCGACTACATTTCAAATGTATTGCCGGAGCTGGGAGAAGAAAGTGTTCCTGAAACCGGCATGGAACAGATACTCTCAGGTATATTGAACCACAAATATAAATACCAGACTTTTTTCGAACAGGTAAATGAATTGCTTGGAAAGCCTTCGATGGATTTCATCGGACGGATTCAATTCAAAGCTACCTTTGATTTCATAGTACAACTCGACCGTTTTATCCTGTACATCGAAAACAACTATTTTAAGGCCAATGATGTACAACTGACCAGATATATTACCATTCCATCCGAATTTATCGAAGAACAATTCAAACGTTTCAGCCGTTACCCGATGCGCCGGCGTTTTGATGCCATGACCAGATATATCCTGGAGATGGCACATAATCAATACCATATTAATGTTACCACCGCCGAACACAATTTGCTCAAAAAAGAAATAAAGAAAATGTTCGCCGGTAATAACGATCTCCAGGTATATAAAGCCTATTTTGAATGGATCGGAAAACCTGAAATGTTCAAAATGCGGAAGAACAGGACACTCGAATATTCCGATTTAGCTCCTTTAGCATACATTCACATGGTTCTGGAAGGTAATTATGTGCAATCCCAGGTGAAACACCTCCTGATCGATGAAATGCAGGATTATTCTCCCATTCAATATAAAGTTTTACAAAAGCTCTATCCTTGCAGGAAAACTGTTCTTGGAGATGCAGGACAGTCGGTGAATCCGTATGGTTCATCTACAGCCGGCATGATACAAAAATCGCTCATAAACGGAAAGGTCATGAAATTATGTAAAAGCTACCGCTCCACTTATGAGATTACCGATTTTGCACAGAAAATCCGGACAAACGATGACTTAGAACCAGTGGCACGACATGGCGAACACCCGAGAGTCATACAACTTAAGAATAACGAAGAGGAGATCTCTACTATTATCCACCTGATCAAATCATTCAAAGCATCCGGGCATAAATCACTTGGAATAATTTGTAAAACTGAATCCCAGGCAAAAGAAATGGCAGAACAACTAAATGTATACACTGATGATGTTTATTTCTTATCGAACCAGAGTTCGGCTTTTGTAAAAGGCATCATTATTACTTCGGCTCACATGGCCAAAGGTCTGGAGTTCGACGAAGTAATCATACCACAGGTCAACGACAGAAATTATCATACGGAGATTGACAGAAGTATGCTCTATGTTGCTGTAACAAGAGCAATGCACAGATTGACATTGACTTATTGCGGAACCAAAAACAAATACATTTAA
- a CDS encoding aldo/keto reductase, giving the protein MKTVKLNNGVEMPILGFGVYQVPPAETENVVFDALQTGYRSIDTAAAYMNEEAVGKAIKRSGIPREDLFITTKLWVQDAGYENAKRAFEKSLKKLQMDYLDLYLIHQPFGDVYGSWRAMEELYKDGRIKAIGVSNFHPDRIMDLIVHNEVVPTVNQIETHPFHQQIENQKFLKDNAVQIESWGPFAEGKNDIFSNGILTSIGKKYGKSVAQVILRWLIQRDVVVIPKSVRKERMAENFDVFNFELTSEDMYTIKTLDTAQSVFLDHRDPEIVKMLGTIRFDS; this is encoded by the coding sequence ATGAAAACAGTAAAATTAAACAACGGAGTAGAAATGCCTATCCTGGGATTTGGCGTATATCAGGTACCACCTGCAGAAACTGAAAATGTTGTATTCGATGCCTTACAAACCGGATATCGTTCCATAGATACGGCAGCAGCCTATATGAACGAGGAAGCCGTAGGAAAAGCCATTAAGCGTAGTGGTATTCCGCGTGAAGACTTGTTTATCACCACTAAACTCTGGGTACAGGATGCCGGATATGAAAATGCAAAAAGAGCGTTTGAAAAGTCTTTAAAAAAATTACAAATGGATTATCTGGACTTATACCTTATCCACCAGCCTTTCGGCGATGTTTACGGCTCATGGAGGGCAATGGAAGAACTTTATAAGGACGGACGAATAAAGGCCATCGGAGTAAGTAACTTTCATCCGGACAGAATCATGGATCTGATCGTACACAATGAGGTTGTTCCCACGGTTAACCAGATTGAAACCCACCCATTCCACCAGCAAATTGAAAATCAGAAATTTCTTAAAGATAATGCTGTACAAATCGAATCCTGGGGACCATTCGCCGAAGGTAAAAACGATATTTTCAGTAATGGAATATTGACATCGATCGGGAAAAAATATGGTAAATCCGTTGCACAGGTGATCCTTCGCTGGTTGATACAACGTGATGTAGTGGTTATTCCCAAATCAGTACGTAAAGAACGAATGGCCGAAAACTTCGATGTCTTCAACTTTGAATTGACTTCCGAAGATATGTATACCATCAAAACCCTAGATACTGCACAAAGTGTATTCCTGGATCACCGTGATCCTGAAATAGTAAAAATGCTCGGTACAATAAGGTTTGATAGTTAA
- a CDS encoding sugar O-acetyltransferase, with protein MDVEQIKQIMLSGAMYNDLSEELVKARQEAVFLTTAYNATFGEPNEMRVEVLRKLLKNVGKRVHFEPVFRCEFGFNISIGDNFYANFDCILLDGADIEIGDNVLFGPRVGIYTANHAIDAGERIAGGCYARPVKIGNNVWLGAGVSVNQGVTIRDNSIIGSGSVVTRDVPPGVIAAGVPCKVIRPITGQDKTGYQPY; from the coding sequence ATGGATGTAGAGCAAATAAAGCAAATCATGTTGTCAGGAGCCATGTATAACGACCTGAGCGAAGAGCTGGTGAAAGCCAGGCAGGAAGCGGTCTTTTTAACAACAGCATATAATGCCACTTTTGGGGAGCCAAATGAGATGAGAGTAGAAGTGTTGAGAAAACTTCTAAAGAATGTAGGTAAAAGAGTCCACTTCGAACCGGTATTCCGTTGTGAATTCGGGTTCAATATCTCCATTGGTGATAATTTTTATGCCAATTTTGATTGCATCCTACTGGATGGTGCCGATATTGAAATCGGCGATAATGTATTGTTCGGTCCCCGTGTGGGAATATATACCGCCAATCATGCTATTGATGCCGGAGAGCGGATAGCCGGAGGATGTTATGCCAGGCCTGTGAAAATTGGAAATAATGTATGGCTGGGCGCCGGAGTATCGGTCAACCAGGGAGTCACTATCAGGGATAACAGCATTATCGGATCGGGCAGCGTAGTCACCAGGGATGTCCCTCCGGGCGTGATTGCTGCCGGGGTTCCCTGTAAAGTGATACGTCCCATTACCGGGCAGGATAAAACCGGATATCAGCCTTATTAA
- a CDS encoding CotH kinase family protein, with protein sequence MKVITLIIVFCLAMPAQSQTITGFGFPGEATGLSKNLNGVIDHEKYTITVTTQEWIENISQLPATFTLDGNYEVKVGSIVQESGITTNDFRKNVIYTVGGHVQYTVIFESPQASGLPIIRINTQNAVSITSKENYVNMTFNLTDPNNSGNNISKTDFKDGVRGRGNDSWINPNSLKKSYRVKFDKKTSLFGLARAKSWVLIAQYRDPTLLFNVIAFELGSRFELPFNHSYNFVELYLNGKYKGNYLLTEQNQVGEGRVDIDENEGWFVEMDDYYDEEPKFRTEKYNLPVMVKSPEIEPSQISNPAYHFVRNDINQLCNLMTTAEFPENGYRDLINMNTFIDFLMITEIVDNKEIRSPMSTYVYKDKGSTINMGPLWDFDCGYGYDYNYNHFKDPNSRTPMQSFFRRFFEDPVFLMKYKERWNEKHSDIASIDNFIEMTANKIERSAIENFKTWWYRVISSWWTTRYPTEDNNFRQQIANIKSYLNAHISYLNAEINKAEVLPGSKSFQTQEFGTEVASQTFTLVAYGDISGLNAKLEKGELSDFEISSNLAKEATGNGGYFATISIKPKDLLFVATYTDVLTLAGNNQGNPFSMKIPLRFTVVKANPAIIPMELYANRGQLLASVELPDGWKWENETALVGNVGQQTHKARFTPDDTDNYNILRGVDLIVTVSDITSSGEILQANQLKAWVRNGLLSVTGLIPNEILSIYTTTGARVYHSIVTSDKADISLKVQGVYIISSGNHTIKVVYE encoded by the coding sequence ATGAAAGTGATTACACTGATCATCGTATTTTGCCTTGCTATGCCGGCGCAATCACAAACGATTACGGGGTTCGGTTTTCCTGGCGAAGCTACTGGCTTGAGCAAAAACCTCAATGGTGTGATTGATCATGAAAAATATACAATAACCGTTACCACACAGGAATGGATTGAAAATATATCACAACTTCCTGCAACATTCACACTTGACGGCAATTATGAAGTGAAAGTGGGCAGTATCGTGCAGGAAAGCGGAATCACAACAAATGACTTTCGCAAAAATGTTATTTATACGGTAGGCGGTCATGTACAATACACAGTAATTTTCGAATCCCCCCAGGCAAGTGGACTTCCAATAATTAGGATCAATACCCAAAACGCTGTCTCTATAACCAGTAAAGAAAACTACGTGAATATGACATTCAATTTAACCGATCCGAATAATTCCGGGAACAATATTTCAAAAACCGACTTTAAGGATGGAGTCAGGGGACGAGGGAATGACAGTTGGATTAACCCTAATTCCTTGAAAAAGTCATATAGGGTAAAATTTGATAAAAAGACCAGTTTATTTGGCCTGGCTCGTGCAAAATCCTGGGTATTGATCGCTCAATACCGGGACCCGACCTTGTTGTTTAATGTTATTGCATTTGAACTTGGGAGTCGATTTGAATTACCTTTTAATCATTCCTATAACTTCGTAGAATTGTATCTGAATGGTAAATATAAGGGAAATTACCTGCTTACGGAACAAAATCAGGTGGGGGAAGGGAGAGTGGATATAGATGAAAATGAAGGTTGGTTCGTTGAAATGGATGATTATTATGACGAAGAACCAAAATTCAGAACGGAAAAATACAATTTGCCTGTTATGGTAAAATCGCCTGAAATTGAGCCTTCTCAAATCAGTAATCCTGCTTATCATTTTGTCAGGAACGATATTAACCAGTTATGTAACCTGATGACCACGGCGGAATTCCCAGAAAACGGATACAGGGATTTGATAAATATGAACACCTTTATTGACTTTCTTATGATCACAGAAATTGTTGACAATAAAGAAATCCGATCCCCAATGAGCACGTATGTATACAAAGATAAGGGCAGTACAATCAATATGGGCCCTTTATGGGACTTTGACTGCGGGTATGGCTACGACTATAATTATAATCACTTTAAAGATCCCAATAGCCGGACTCCAATGCAATCATTTTTTCGAAGATTTTTTGAAGACCCGGTATTTCTGATGAAATATAAGGAGCGATGGAATGAAAAGCATTCGGATATTGCTTCCATTGATAATTTTATAGAAATGACTGCAAATAAAATTGAGCGTTCCGCCATTGAAAATTTTAAAACATGGTGGTATCGGGTAATTTCTTCCTGGTGGACAACAAGATATCCGACAGAGGATAATAACTTTCGGCAGCAGATTGCGAACATAAAAAGTTACCTGAATGCACATATTTCTTATCTGAATGCAGAAATAAATAAGGCGGAAGTTTTGCCGGGGAGCAAATCCTTTCAAACTCAGGAATTCGGAACGGAAGTTGCCTCCCAAACATTTACACTTGTTGCGTATGGTGATATAAGTGGGTTGAATGCAAAATTGGAAAAAGGAGAATTATCAGATTTTGAAATTTCATCAAATCTGGCCAAAGAAGCAACCGGAAATGGCGGATATTTTGCAACAATAAGCATTAAACCTAAAGATTTGCTTTTCGTTGCAACCTATACTGATGTACTTACTCTTGCAGGAAATAATCAGGGAAATCCGTTTTCAATGAAGATCCCGTTGAGATTTACAGTGGTCAAAGCGAATCCGGCCATAATACCAATGGAATTATACGCGAATCGCGGACAGTTACTTGCAAGTGTTGAATTACCTGATGGCTGGAAATGGGAAAATGAAACTGCTTTGGTTGGCAATGTGGGACAGCAGACGCACAAAGCGCGCTTTACCCCGGATGATACTGATAATTATAACATTTTACGCGGTGTTGACCTGATTGTAACTGTTAGTGATATAACAAGCAGCGGAGAAATACTGCAGGCAAATCAGTTGAAGGCATGGGTTCGTAATGGATTATTATCTGTAACCGGCCTTATTCCCAATGAAATATTGAGTATATATACCACAACCGGAGCACGGGTATACCACAGCATAGTTACATCCGATAAAGCGGATATATCATTAAAAGTTCAGGGAGTATATATTATTTCTTCGGGAAATCACACAATTAAAGTCGTATATGAATGA
- a CDS encoding Gfo/Idh/MocA family oxidoreductase yields the protein MEQRRQFIKKMVAGSVAASALPHLLSGKGTVKGYQGVSTPLQDDAPVRIALIGKGGMGTGDTRTALQVPGVKLVAVCDLYDERLQSAKKEWGDDIFVTRDYKEILSRNDVDAVIVGTSDHWHQKISIDAMKAGKHVYCEKPVIHKISEAKDLIKAQKLSGCVFQSGSQGIASIGNRKAKQLVQSGAIGQVNLIEAAFTSGPRQACRVPDGISPEDIWWDRYIMNAPKVAFAPDRFFCWRNWKDYGTGIAGDLFVHVLSSLQYIMDSSGPGKVYTTGDVDGIGDTPYIMLGYFDYPAKNGKNAFKAALTANYADGVSGKWGSLDFTIIGSEGTLRVQWDKVTLKKPRKVSVSDFNGLASLGNTIDKPEQISDNELLFVEKGYNRCHLDHFTRFFDGIRKRTKVDADVMFAVQTAVPAVMCFESYLSGKPVYWDPEKLKIKKS from the coding sequence ATGGAACAAAGAAGGCAATTTATCAAGAAAATGGTAGCCGGTAGTGTTGCAGCGTCCGCTTTACCTCATCTGCTTTCGGGCAAAGGAACAGTAAAAGGATATCAGGGTGTGAGTACCCCGCTACAGGACGATGCACCTGTTCGCATAGCACTTATCGGAAAAGGCGGTATGGGGACGGGCGATACACGTACGGCTTTGCAGGTGCCTGGTGTAAAGCTCGTTGCAGTATGTGATCTTTACGATGAACGGTTGCAAAGTGCAAAGAAAGAATGGGGTGACGATATTTTTGTGACGCGCGATTACAAGGAAATTTTGTCGCGCAATGATGTAGATGCCGTAATTGTGGGTACCTCCGATCACTGGCACCAAAAGATCAGTATTGATGCCATGAAGGCCGGGAAACACGTCTATTGTGAAAAACCGGTAATACACAAAATTTCCGAAGCCAAAGACCTGATCAAAGCGCAGAAATTGAGCGGATGTGTTTTTCAGTCGGGGAGTCAGGGCATCGCTTCGATTGGTAACCGGAAAGCAAAGCAGCTGGTACAAAGCGGAGCGATCGGCCAGGTCAATTTAATCGAAGCGGCGTTTACTTCCGGACCGCGTCAGGCTTGTAGAGTACCTGACGGTATATCGCCGGAAGATATCTGGTGGGACCGCTATATCATGAATGCACCCAAGGTCGCCTTTGCACCTGACCGCTTTTTCTGCTGGCGGAACTGGAAAGATTACGGAACGGGTATCGCAGGCGATTTATTTGTACATGTGTTATCGAGTTTGCAATATATTATGGATTCGTCCGGACCCGGAAAAGTATATACCACAGGAGATGTAGACGGTATAGGCGATACACCCTACATCATGCTGGGATATTTCGACTATCCTGCCAAAAATGGAAAAAATGCTTTCAAAGCGGCATTAACGGCAAATTATGCTGACGGTGTATCGGGGAAGTGGGGCAGTTTAGATTTCACTATCATAGGAAGTGAAGGGACGCTCAGGGTGCAATGGGATAAAGTGACCTTGAAAAAACCAAGAAAGGTTTCGGTTTCCGATTTCAACGGATTAGCTTCGTTAGGAAACACTATAGACAAGCCGGAACAGATAAGCGATAATGAGCTACTATTTGTGGAAAAGGGTTATAATAGGTGTCACCTGGATCATTTCACCCGTTTTTTTGATGGCATCCGTAAAAGAACAAAGGTCGATGCAGACGTCATGTTTGCAGTCCAGACAGCAGTTCCGGCTGTTATGTGTTTTGAAAGCTATCTTTCAGGTAAGCCGGTGTATTGGGATCCGGAAAAATTGAAAATTAAAAAATCCTGA
- a CDS encoding DUF1080 domain-containing protein translates to MKKIVISILLTVSLFISGFSQTDTRTRVTRIADLVMKLPAENTAVFNQLMDELSRLSGVIIDLAPQLTDPGGNDAQIRYAISGLAMYSSKDPDKRAAVAGDLCKVIPQAKSDEIRDFLFIQLQYVAGAGSVETAVQYLGNNRLADAAARVLVHVGNDASGKALLSALDVASGAQQITIAKALGDMHYLPAMDALTGLLKNNDVKLKKVVLHSLAEIASPVSEKTLLTAAENAGYKYESTDAFGSYVLYLRNSLGSHSDMVAKAAKKMLKTTSETSQIAAKTAALELVVLSLGGKSVDYVVQALASKDRQYREAALKYSVHIQSPKMYEALMKKAKSEKRTEVKAEILTAFGARGDKAAWPFVKECLTDVNSNIRQSAIITAGKLGDANAVPSIIKSMNTDDEKIVETGKNTLLTMNDHKMADDLASVISQTSALSKVAFLEIMAARGAKSQLETIFAQTSSTDTKVRLAAYEALAPVVSEKDFPRIAELLNKATDKKETAVLQKVMYSSIASSSQAQQTQWILAQMDKSPNPSSYYNVLAMVGGQDALKRVMTGFNDNAGTRPAAFEALTAWNDATVLTGLYEIAVKNPAGDYFERAINSYVSKVGASKETPEQKLLLLRKALEIAKTSTTKRSILNQIAHTGTFIGLITAGKYLDDADNSVQQAAVQVVRTISLDHPEYYGTEVTALLNKAMAVNQDPEAGYQKEAIQNHLAALPKDEGFVSMFNGKDLNGWKGLVEDPVKRSKMTSKELAQKQKKADEIMRRDWHVVDGILVFDGPAYDNLCSEKMYGDFEMYVDWKIAAKGDAGIYLRGSPQVQIWDRPEIGSGGLFNNNKNPKDPLVVADNPVNEWNSFYIKMIGEKVTVYLNGILVVDNVVLENYWDRSIPIFPKEAIELQAHGERVEYRDVYVREIPRPEPYEVPAAEKADGFVPLFNGLDMTGWIGNFNDYSARDGMIVCEPAPGSYSNLYTDKEYSDFIIRFEFQLTPAANNGLGIRAALNGAGMELQILDSEADVYANLAAYQYHGSVYGLIPAKRGFLKPVGEWNSQEVVVDGHHIKVTLNGTVILDGNIAEASKNSHPMLSVKRGHIAFLGHDSKLAFRNLRIKDLSK, encoded by the coding sequence ATGAAGAAAATAGTTATATCCATTCTATTAACGGTGAGTTTGTTCATATCGGGATTTTCCCAAACCGACACAAGAACACGTGTAACCAGGATCGCGGATCTGGTCATGAAATTACCTGCAGAAAATACGGCAGTCTTTAATCAATTGATGGACGAATTAAGCCGTTTAAGTGGTGTTATCATTGATTTGGCGCCCCAGTTAACCGATCCCGGCGGAAATGATGCTCAGATCCGTTATGCCATCAGCGGTCTTGCCATGTATTCTTCGAAAGACCCAGATAAAAGAGCAGCAGTAGCCGGAGATCTCTGTAAGGTCATCCCTCAGGCAAAATCAGACGAAATACGTGATTTTTTATTCATTCAGTTACAATATGTGGCTGGTGCCGGATCAGTGGAAACGGCTGTACAATATTTAGGGAACAACCGCCTTGCCGATGCTGCTGCACGTGTATTGGTGCATGTAGGTAATGATGCTTCCGGAAAAGCATTATTATCGGCACTTGACGTGGCGAGCGGTGCACAGCAAATCACTATTGCAAAGGCATTGGGCGACATGCACTACCTTCCTGCAATGGATGCATTGACCGGATTGTTAAAGAACAATGATGTGAAACTGAAGAAAGTGGTGCTGCATAGTCTGGCTGAGATTGCTTCCCCTGTTTCCGAAAAAACATTATTGACTGCAGCCGAAAATGCCGGATATAAGTACGAGTCCACTGATGCTTTCGGTTCGTATGTTTTGTATTTGAGGAACAGTCTCGGTTCACATTCAGATATGGTAGCTAAAGCTGCTAAAAAGATGCTGAAAACGACTTCCGAGACATCACAGATAGCAGCTAAAACAGCAGCGTTGGAATTGGTGGTATTATCGTTGGGCGGGAAATCTGTCGACTATGTGGTTCAGGCGCTGGCAAGCAAAGACAGACAATATCGTGAAGCCGCATTAAAATATTCGGTCCATATTCAGTCGCCGAAAATGTACGAAGCCTTGATGAAAAAGGCAAAAAGCGAAAAACGTACTGAGGTAAAAGCTGAAATACTGACTGCTTTTGGAGCTCGGGGCGATAAAGCCGCATGGCCATTCGTAAAAGAATGCCTGACAGATGTTAACAGCAACATTCGTCAATCGGCAATTATTACTGCCGGAAAATTGGGAGATGCAAACGCAGTCCCATCCATTATAAAATCAATGAATACCGACGATGAAAAAATTGTAGAAACTGGAAAAAACACCTTGTTGACAATGAACGACCATAAGATGGCTGATGATCTGGCGTCGGTGATAAGTCAGACATCTGCATTGTCTAAAGTGGCTTTTTTGGAAATAATGGCAGCGCGGGGTGCCAAATCACAGCTTGAGACGATCTTTGCCCAAACCTCATCAACAGATACAAAAGTGCGGTTGGCTGCTTATGAAGCATTGGCACCGGTGGTTTCGGAAAAGGATTTTCCCCGTATAGCAGAGTTATTGAATAAGGCAACAGATAAAAAAGAAACGGCGGTATTACAAAAAGTGATGTATTCCTCCATAGCATCTTCGAGCCAGGCACAACAAACACAATGGATATTGGCACAAATGGATAAAAGCCCGAACCCGTCATCCTACTATAACGTCCTGGCAATGGTTGGTGGTCAGGATGCCTTGAAAAGAGTAATGACCGGGTTTAACGATAATGCCGGTACCCGCCCGGCAGCATTTGAAGCGCTTACTGCCTGGAACGATGCTACCGTACTTACAGGGTTATATGAAATTGCTGTAAAAAATCCGGCAGGCGATTATTTTGAAAGGGCGATAAACAGTTATGTATCAAAAGTAGGTGCGTCGAAGGAAACACCCGAACAGAAATTATTATTGTTAAGAAAAGCCTTGGAAATAGCCAAAACATCTACCACAAAAAGAAGTATTTTAAACCAGATTGCACATACAGGCACTTTTATCGGATTGATCACGGCCGGAAAATATCTTGATGATGCTGATAACAGCGTGCAACAGGCAGCGGTACAGGTCGTCCGTACGATATCTTTAGATCATCCGGAATACTATGGTACTGAAGTTACCGCTTTATTAAATAAAGCAATGGCTGTAAATCAGGATCCGGAGGCCGGATACCAAAAAGAAGCCATACAAAATCATTTGGCAGCATTACCTAAAGACGAAGGTTTTGTGTCTATGTTTAACGGCAAAGATTTAAACGGCTGGAAAGGATTGGTGGAAGATCCGGTAAAACGCAGTAAAATGACTTCTAAAGAACTGGCACAAAAACAAAAGAAAGCCGATGAAATTATGAGGCGGGACTGGCATGTGGTAGATGGAATATTGGTTTTCGACGGACCGGCTTATGATAATCTTTGTTCTGAAAAAATGTATGGTGATTTCGAAATGTATGTCGACTGGAAGATTGCTGCCAAAGGTGACGCCGGTATATATCTGCGCGGTTCGCCGCAGGTTCAGATATGGGACAGGCCGGAGATAGGGTCGGGCGGTTTGTTCAACAACAATAAAAACCCCAAAGATCCTTTAGTGGTTGCCGACAACCCTGTAAATGAATGGAATTCTTTTTATATAAAAATGATTGGCGAAAAAGTGACCGTATACCTTAACGGGATATTGGTGGTGGACAATGTAGTGCTTGAAAATTACTGGGATCGTTCGATACCTATTTTCCCAAAAGAAGCTATTGAACTTCAAGCGCATGGAGAAAGGGTAGAATACCGCGATGTGTATGTTCGCGAAATACCGAGACCCGAACCTTATGAGGTTCCGGCAGCCGAAAAAGCAGATGGTTTTGTCCCCTTATTTAACGGACTGGATATGACGGGTTGGATAGGTAATTTTAATGATTATTCGGCACGGGACGGGATGATCGTTTGTGAACCTGCACCCGGATCGTATAGTAATCTTTATACAGACAAGGAATACTCGGATTTTATTATTCGTTTTGAATTTCAATTGACTCCCGCTGCCAACAATGGTCTGGGTATTCGTGCTGCGCTCAATGGCGCAGGAATGGAGCTGCAGATACTGGACAGCGAAGCAGATGTATATGCCAATTTAGCTGCTTATCAATATCATGGATCAGTATATGGACTTATTCCTGCTAAAAGAGGCTTCCTGAAACCTGTCGGGGAATGGAATTCTCAGGAAGTCGTTGTTGATGGCCACCATATTAAGGTTACACTGAATGGAACAGTGATTCTTGATGGAAACATAGCTGAAGCCAGTAAAAATTCTCATCCGATGCTGTCGGTTAAACGCGGACATATTGCATTCCTTGGGCATGATTCGAAGTTGGCATTCCGGAATCTCAGGATAAAAGATCTATCCAAATAG